Proteins found in one Zea mays cultivar B73 chromosome 1, Zm-B73-REFERENCE-NAM-5.0, whole genome shotgun sequence genomic segment:
- the LOC100285138 gene encoding ABC transporter G family member 5, with product MATSSVILRVQANADREPAYLYLARRGRQRGGVPAGGEEKVEEHVRELGAAMSRFVDKLPFFDRRSSLMEEAGDIPRSGLLHMHHHQPHHSGLLMQPQPSPPAKQSSFTLAQLLKRVNEARSDASSPTSSPTHSHYTIELGGSVPGSTGSDLSERIGGGGGDGPLLPFVLKFTDLTYSVKQRKRGPCLPVLPFRRGAGEPAEPEVSRMKTLLDNISGEAREGEIMAVLGASGSGKSTLIDALANRIVKESLRGSVTLNGESLDSNLLKVISAYVMQDDLLYPMLTVEETLMFAAEFRLPRSLPTKEKKKRVQALIDQLGLRNAANTIIGDEGHRGVSGGERRRVSIGVDIIHDPIVLFLDEPTSGLDSTSAFMVVKVLQRIAQSGSVVVMSIHQPSYRILGLLDRLLFLSRGQTVYYGPPGALPSFFNDFGKPIPGNENPTEFALDLIRELETMPDGATDLVEHNKKWQMRTAPKAKHHDGHGEKPSLSLKEAISASISRGKLVSGATDGSVSVHSAGESAPAAAVSKFANPFWVEMGVLTRRAFLNTKRTPEIFIIRLAAVMVTGFILATIFWRLDDSPKGVQERLGFFAIAMSTMFYTCSDSLPVFLNERYIFLRETAYNAYRRSSYVLSHTIVGFPSLIVLSFAFALTTFFAVGLAGGADGFFFFVAIVLASFWAGSGFATFLSGVVTNVMLGFPVVVSTLAYFLLFSGFFINRDRIPRYWLWFHYLSLVKYPYEAVMQNEFSDPTRCFVRGVQMFDNTPLAVLPAVLKVRVLRAMSQSLGVDIGTATCITTGPDFLAQQAVTDLTKWDCLWITVAWGFLFRILFYISLLLGSRNKRR from the coding sequence ATGGCTACTAGCAGTGTGATCCTCAGAGTCCAAGCCAACGCCGATCGAGAGCCCGCATATCTATATCTCGCTCGCCGCGGCAGGCAGAGAGGTGGGGTGCCGGCCGGCGGCGAGGAGAAGGTGGAGGAGCACGTACGTGAGTTGGGCGCGGCGATGTCGCGGTTCGTCGACAAGCTGCCATTCTTTGACCGGAGGTCGTCGCTGATGGAGGAGGCCGGGGACATTCCGCGGAGCGGCCTCCTGCACATGCACCACCACCAGCCGCACCACAGCGGCCTGCTCATGCAGCCGCAGCCGTCGCCGCCGGCGAAGCAGTCGTCGTTCACGCTCGCGCAGCTGCTGAAGCGCGTCAACGAGGCGCGCAGCGACGCCTCGTCGCCCACGTCCTCGCCCACGCACTCGCACTACACCATCGAGCTGGGCGGCTCCGTGCCGGGGTCCACCGGCAGCGACCTGAGCGAGCGcataggcggcggcggcggcgacgggccGCTCCTGCCGTTCGTGCTCAAGTTCACGGACCTCACGTACAGCGTCAAGCAGCGGAAGAGGGGACCGTGCCTGCCGGTGCTGCCGTTccgccgcggggccggggagCCGGCCGAGCCCGAGGTGTCCCGGATGAAAACGCTGCTGGACAACATCTCCGGCGAGGCAAGGGAGGGCGAGATCATGGCGGTGCTCGGCGCCAGCGGCTCCGGCAAGAGCACGCTCATCGACGCGCTCGCCAACCGCATCGTCAAGGAGAGCCTCCGCGGCTCCGTCACGCTCAACGGCGAGTCGCTCGACAGCAACCTGCTCAAGGTCATCTCCGCGTACGTCATGCAGGACGACCTCCTGTACCCGATGCTCACCGTGGAGGAGACGCTCATGTTCGCCGCCGAGTTCCGCTTGCCCCGCTCTCTGCCAaccaaggagaagaagaagcgcGTGCAGGCGCTCATCGACCAGCTGGGCCTGCGCAACGCGGCCAACACCATCATCGGCGACGAGGGCCACCGTGGCGTGtccggcggggagcgccgccgggtGTCCATCGGCGTGGACATCATCCACGACCCAATCGTCCTGTTCCTTGACGAGCCCACCTCCGGGCTCGACTCCACCAGCGCGTTCATGGTGGTCAAGGTGCTGCAGCGCATCGCGCAGAGCGGCAGCGTGGTGGTCATGTCCATCCACCAGCCGAGCTACCGCATCCTCGGcctcctcgaccgcctcctgttcCTCTCCCGCGGCCAGACGGTGTACTACGGCCCGCCAGGCGCGCTGCCGTCCTTCTTCAACGACTTCGGCAAGCCCATCCCTGGCAACGAGAACCCGACGGAGTTCGCGCTCGACCTCATCAGGGAGCTGGAGACCATGCCGGACGGGGCCACGGACCTCGTGGAGCACAACAAGAAATGGCAGATGCGCACGGCCCCCAAGGCGAAGCACCACGACGGGCACGGCGAGAAGCCGTCGCTGTCCCTGAAGGAGGCCATCAGCGCCAGCATCTCCCGCGGGAAGCTCGTGTCCGGCGCGACCGACGGATCCGTGTCGGTGCACTCGGCCGGGGAGTCGGCGCCCGCAGCCGCGGTGTCCAAGTTCGCGAACCCGTTCTGGGTGGAGATGGGCGTGCTCACCCGGCGCGCGTTCCTCAACACGAAGCGCACGCCGGAGATCTTCATCATCCGCCTAGCGGCCGTGATGGTGACGGGGTTCATCCTGGCGACCATCTTCTGGCGCCTGGACGACTCCCCCAAGGGAGTCCAGGAGCGCCTGGGCTTCTTCGCCATCGCCATGTCCACCATGTTCTACACCTGCTCCGACTCGCTGCCCGTGTTCCTCAACGAGCGCTACATCTTCCTCAGGGAGACGGCCTACAACGCGTACCGGAGGTCCTCGTACGTGCTCTCCCACACCATCGTCGGCTTCCCGTCGCTGATCGTGCTCTCCTTCGCGTTCGCGCTCACGACGTTCTTCGCCGTGGGCCTGGCCGGCGGCGCCGACGGGTTCTTCTTCTTCGTGGCCATCGTGCTGGCCTCCTTCTGGGCGGGGTCCGGGTTCGCGACGTTCCTCTCCGGCGTGGTGACGAACGTGATGCTGGGCTTCCCCGTGGTGGTGTCGACGCTGGCCTACTTCCTCCTGTTCAGCGGCTTCTTCATCAACCGGGACCGCATCCCGCGCTACTGGCTCTGGTTCCACTACCTGTCGCTGGTGAAGTATCCGTACGAGGCAGTGATGCAGAACGAGTTCAGCGACCCGACGCGGTGCTTCGTGCGGGGCGTGCAGATGTTCGACAACACGCCGCTGGCGGTGCTGCCGGCGGTGCTCAAGGTGCGGGTGCTGCGCGCCATGAGCCAGTCGCTGGGCGTGGACATCGGCACGGCCACGTGCATCACGACGGGGCCGGACTTCCTGGCGCAGCAGGCCGTGACGGACCTCACCAAGTGGGACTGCCTCTGGATCACCGTCGCCTGGGGGTTCCTCTTCCGCATCCTCTTCTACATTTCGCTGCTGCTCGGGAGCAGAAACAAGAGGAGGTGA
- the LOC100277518 gene encoding uncharacterized protein LOC100277518 precursor — protein sequence MRWPLAISTRRRPLLLFILLVVLYTIPGTFSSRQVTLDTVEIFSTHEWFGKPTVVFGCNGENKTDLPDVREVHTLYTFKGEESWQPLTELPEKKCKRCGLYEEDTITPDDVFDEWEMCSSDFKGGKYTRFKEGQFNATFLCPNCTASTGHGNREPSEDLETKKTSVVVIIIVSVLASVLLTIALFGGYKYWQKKKREQDQARFLKLFEEGDDLEDELGLTNEL from the exons ATGAGGTGGCCGCTGGCGATCTCGACTCGCCGCCGCCCCCTCCTCCTTTTCATCCTTCTCGTCGTCCTCTACACGATTCCTG GGACATTTTCATCGAGGCAAGTCACACTCGATACTGTTGAGATATTTTCTACTCATGAATGGTTTGGCAAACCAACAGTCGTTTTCGGGTGCAATGGAGAGAATAAAACAGATTTGCCAGATGTGAGGGAGGTGCACACGCTATATACCTTTAAGGGTGAAGAATCATGGCAG CCCTTAACAGAGCTTCCAGAAAAGAAATGCAAGCGATGTGGTTTGTATGAGGAGGACACAATTACACCTGATGATGTCTTTGATGAATGGGAGATGTGTTCGAGTGATTTCAAGGGTGGGAAATacacccggtttaaggaaggccaGTTCAATGCAACATTCCTATGTCCAAACTGCACTGCCTCAACTG GACATGGAAACCGTGAACCTAGTGAAGATTTGGAAACTAAGAAGACATCTGTTGTGGTCATCATAATAGTTAGTGTTCTTGCATCAGTCCTTCTCACCATTGCCTTGTTCGGGGGCTACAAGTACTGGCAGAAGAAGAAGCGGGAGCAAGACCAGGCGCGATTCCTCAAACTCTTTGAAGAGGGAGATGACCTTGAAGATGAACTGGGCCTTACCAATGAACTCTAA
- the LOC100272262 gene encoding probable GPI-anchored adhesin-like protein PGA55 isoform X2, producing MSLAKKEEVCSHRLVPRLDEPAVGVPIKKRPFFLSDRSVASAIPLSTKPPSPTNTMPVAATGSGCREEPFFNIANSDRKVITKDSATRTSAPDDELQLQNFLALDLQLPSRQSGKNNNYSSLRKDEKLGQSRSEHYNNVPVANEINASGNSIVGRLPNLDLNIPPDPADSLEGLPKMHESGSGFYHHRTIQHQKAQVTPAAAISTINSGIGRNMCSTLNMSNSYGLSHKSGPADVTLDLQLKPPTRPELGINWKGLAPAPELSLSLFGKPMDEPEFPSTPNALFHSGTAGSSKKVSGEAAATLGSDKAPVEKIVTPVPCNVNPLNTTSATVSGIDQLPSNNLVKKEPEEISQQHIIDGAKKPNPLERQSVGQVIGCAESEKTDSAPQGARKIGFDLNSDIFANSSIHNESDVAAVDAPIPAKTLPDTCHDTSMPAVPEVDKFVKHEESTSATLSPVVETGNGHTTLLVEAKSQRSQGNVASPAVGLSESSSQPTVSTVCKPTAGHIRADEDTRQRSCDTNESCGALPSSSNPTVEPLPSNSLGNAIVDGMSQGSAEMDCSDDDVNTVSRIPTTNKPHDESLGNVPISKDGINTNNNLSIELKKEHDSDMHQDCSSMTNKVTIDAIDGDKCIKTKVGVFSHAGQQGFRNEVSASENSKDKRSLNSEKNTPVNNTDHSMQDAKTAAGSSTTDLQKSSALPKSASPKMQPTKQPPKTLDSRLGKTRSPDIKSEMSQNGMQAGSCSENHAKLAALKTEHQNESEEVGRHSDLHPRDSVLGEDSELDGASSSQQHSEYSKKTASEKSERDKSKPDSCNISVQNEKDGQLGANLRELGYAYVNRNERWERFMESEREKSNGECHGGRHASDVMNKRMTNHRGGWRGAGSRGHLRNFRGPRMRNEFADESIGGNRHSFEDEPGHTRGPHRRRHSPPHGCLMRDTDIDEFYGREIPEYRLPARGQIEDLPDSMMDDRFFMPYSHRHRGQGDHGFIHRDRDRSHSPAAQRRVGHVHFHRGRSPEAMRRSPPPVMRTDRTYMPHRHHNGSHDERGAMQRNDRRCAMEGDASGFEPPLHPSHLAEFHTVEELVGRRKYRERRPYLHSTVSDEDEMLPYRTEDDMEFAEGGAGPREHNGGFRNRMGHDRARGEQEDGYRHRRGGHQGWRDSDTNDRPKRRRY from the exons ATGTCGCTAGCCAAGAAAGAAGAG GTTTGCAGTCACCGACTTGTACCGCGCTTGGACGAGCCTGCGGTTGGTGTGCCTATTAAGAAGAGGCCATTTTTCTTGTCTGACCGATCGGTTGCATCTGCCATACCGCTCTCGACAAAGCCCCCATCTCCAACGAATACAATGCCTGTTGCTGCTACAGGGTCAGGCTGCCGCGAGGAACCCTTCTTCAACATCGCTAACTCAGACAGAAAAGTCATCACCAAAG ACAGTGCTACAAGGACGTCTGCACCCGATGATGAATTGCAACTTCAAAATTTTTTGGCTCTGGATTTACAGTTACCATCTCGTCAAAGTGGCAAAAATAATAACTATAGCTCtcttaggaaggatgagaaactGGGCCAGAGTCGTTCGGAACACTACAATAACGTTCCTGTTGCAAATGAAATCAATGCTTCTGGGAATAGTATTGTTGGGAGATTGCCTAACTTGGATCTGAATATACCTCCGGACCCAGCTGATTCACTTGAAGGTTTGCCTAAAATGCATGAAAGTGGGAGTGGGTTCTATCATCATAGAACAATTCAACATCAGAAAGCTCAGGTGACCCCAGCCGCAGCCATTTCTACGATAAACAGTGGGATAGGTCGAAATATGTGCAGTACTCTGAACATGTCTAATTCATATGGGCTTTCTCATAAGTCTGGACCAGCTGATGTTACCTTAGATTTACAACTTAAACCACCAACTAGACCTGAGCTAGGGATAAACTGGAAAGGACTTGCTCCTGCTCCAGAACTGAGTCTCTCTCTATTTGGTAAGCCTATGGACGAGCCTGAGTTTCCTAGCACCCCCAATGCCTTATTTCATTCTGGAACTGCTGGAAGTTCCAAAAAGGTCAGTGGGGAGGCTGCTGCTACACTTGGGTCAGATAAGGCACCAGTTGAGAAGATTGTAACACCTGTTCCCTGCAATGTAAATCCTCTGAATACTACATCAGCAACTGTTTCTGGAATTGATCAGCTGCCATCTAATAATTTGGTGAAGAAAGAACCTGAAGAAATATCCCAGCAGCATATTATTGACGGCGCTAAAAAGCCAAATCCATTAGAACGACAAAGTGTTGGACAAGTTATCGGTTGTGCTGAATCTGAAAAGACGGACAGTGCACCCCAAGGTGCTCGTAAAATTGGGTTTGATTTGAATTCTGACATCTTTGCAAATAGTAGTATCCATAATGAGTCTGATGTAGCAGCAGTTGATGCCCCAATACCAGCTAAAACTTTACCTGATACTTGCCATGATACGAGCATGCCTGCTGTTCCTGAAGTAGACAAATTTGTGAAGCATGAAGAATCCACAAGTGCCACCCTCAGTCCTGTTGTGGAAACAGGAAATGGTCATACTACACTGTTGGTGGAAGCAAAATCACAGCGTTCGCAAGGTAATGTTGCTAGCCCTGCTGTTGGGTTATCTGAATCCTCCAGCCAGCCCACCGTTTCTACTGTTTGCAAGCCAACAGCCGGCCATATTCGTGCTGATGAGGATACGAGGCAGAGGTCTTGTGATACTAATGAATCTTGCGGTGCATTACCAAGTTCCTCCAATCCTACAGTTGAACCTTTGCCTTCAAATTCTCTGGGGAATGCTATTGTTGATGGTATGTCACAAGGAAGTGCTGAAATGGACTGTTCAGATGATGATGTTAATACTGTTTCACGAATTCCAACTACAAATAAGCCTCATGATGAGTCATTGGGGAATGTCCCAATCAGCAAGGATGGTATCAATACTAATAATAACTTAAGCATAGAGCTAAAGAAAGAACACGACAGTGATATGCATCAAGATTGTTCATCTATGACAAATAAGGTTACTATTGATGCTATTGATGGTGACAAGTGTATTAAAACAAAAGTTGGTGTTTTCAGCCATGCAGGTCAGCAGGGGTTCCGAAATGAGGTTTCTGCTAGCGAAAACTCTAAAGACAAACGCTCTTTGAATTCTGAGAAGAATACTCCAGTAAATAATACTGACCATAGCATGCAAGATGCTAAGACTGCTGCAGGCTCCAGTACCACAGATCTCCAGAAGTCATCAGCTTTGCCAAAATCTGCTTCTCCTAAAATGCAACCTACTAAGCAACCTCCTAAGACTTTAGATAGCCGTCTTGGGAAGACTAGAAGCCCAGATATAAAGTCAGAGATGTCTCAAAATGGTATGCAAGCTGGGAGCTGTAGTGAGAACCATGCAAAACTTGCTGCTTTGAAGACAGAGCATCAGAATGAAAGTGAAGAGGTCGGTAGACACTCTGATTTGCACCCAAGAGACTCTGTCCTGGGTGAAGACTCAGAACTTGATGGTGCTTCAAGCAGTCAACAGCATAGTGAATATAGCAAGAAGACAGCTTCTGAAAAGTCAGAACGTGACAAATCCAAACCTGACTCTTGTAACATATCTGTTCAGAATGAAAAAGATGGACAACTTGGGGCAAATTTGAGAGAACTGGGGTAtgcttatgtgaacag GAATGAAAGATGGGAGAGGTTCATGGAGTCTGAGAGAGAAAAGAGCAATGGAGAATGCCATGGTGGCAGACATGCATCTGACGTTATGAACAAACGAATGACAAACCACCGTGGTGGTTGGCGGGGTGCTGGATCCCGTGGCCATCTGAGGAACTTCCGAGGTCCAAGAATGCGCAATGAGTTTGCTGATGAATCTATTGGTGGCAACAGGCACTCATTTGAAGATGAACCTGGGCACACCCGAGGTCCACATAGGAGGCGGCATTCACCACCACATGGCTGCCTCATGAGAGATACGGACATTGACGAATTCTACGGAAGAGAGATTCCAGAGTATAGGCTGCCGGCCCGTGGACAAATAGAAGATCTCCCAGATAGCATGATGGACGACAGGTTTTTTATGCCGTATTCCCATAGACACCGTGGTCAAGGTGATCATGGGTTCATCCACAGAGACAGAGACAGGAGTCATTCGCCTGCTGCACAGAGAAGGGTTGGCCATGTGCATTTCCATCGTGGACGATCACCTGAAGCGATGCGCAGATCACCACCGCCGGTAATGCGAACTGACAGAACATACATGCCTCACCGCCATCACAACGGAAGCCATGACGAGAGGGGTGCCATGCAAAGAAATGACAGGAGGTGCGCCATGGAAGGTGATGCCTCAGGCTTCGAGCCACCGCTACATCCCTCCCACCTAGCTGAGTTCCATACAGTAGAGGAACTTGTGGGCAGAAGGAAGTATAGGGAGCGGAGACCATATCTTCATTCAACGGTGAGTGACGAAGACGAGATGCTCCCCTACCGCACGGAGGATGACATGGAGTTTGCTGAAGGAGGTGCTGGTCCACGAGAGCACAACGGCGGCTTCAGGAACAGGATGGGGCACGACAGGGCACGAGGGGAACAAGAGGACGGGTACAGGCACCGCCGTGGCGGTCATCAAGGGTGGCGAGACAGTGACACAAATGACAGACCAAAGAGGAGGAGGTACTGA
- the LOC100272262 gene encoding probable GPI-anchored adhesin-like protein PGA55 — MSLAKKEEVCSHRLVPRLDEPAVGVPIKKRPFFLSDRSVASAIPLSTKPPSPTNTMPVAATGSGCREEPFFNIANSDRKVITKGKGIPDTQIQDHVNTSLTALSMTNGNGVLFNASSEIPSIADSATRTSAPDDELQLQNFLALDLQLPSRQSGKNNNYSSLRKDEKLGQSRSEHYNNVPVANEINASGNSIVGRLPNLDLNIPPDPADSLEGLPKMHESGSGFYHHRTIQHQKAQVTPAAAISTINSGIGRNMCSTLNMSNSYGLSHKSGPADVTLDLQLKPPTRPELGINWKGLAPAPELSLSLFGKPMDEPEFPSTPNALFHSGTAGSSKKVSGEAAATLGSDKAPVEKIVTPVPCNVNPLNTTSATVSGIDQLPSNNLVKKEPEEISQQHIIDGAKKPNPLERQSVGQVIGCAESEKTDSAPQGARKIGFDLNSDIFANSSIHNESDVAAVDAPIPAKTLPDTCHDTSMPAVPEVDKFVKHEESTSATLSPVVETGNGHTTLLVEAKSQRSQGNVASPAVGLSESSSQPTVSTVCKPTAGHIRADEDTRQRSCDTNESCGALPSSSNPTVEPLPSNSLGNAIVDGMSQGSAEMDCSDDDVNTVSRIPTTNKPHDESLGNVPISKDGINTNNNLSIELKKEHDSDMHQDCSSMTNKVTIDAIDGDKCIKTKVGVFSHAGQQGFRNEVSASENSKDKRSLNSEKNTPVNNTDHSMQDAKTAAGSSTTDLQKSSALPKSASPKMQPTKQPPKTLDSRLGKTRSPDIKSEMSQNGMQAGSCSENHAKLAALKTEHQNESEEVGRHSDLHPRDSVLGEDSELDGASSSQQHSEYSKKTASEKSERDKSKPDSCNISVQNEKDGQLGANLRELGYAYVNRNERWERFMESEREKSNGECHGGRHASDVMNKRMTNHRGGWRGAGSRGHLRNFRGPRMRNEFADESIGGNRHSFEDEPGHTRGPHRRRHSPPHGCLMRDTDIDEFYGREIPEYRLPARGQIEDLPDSMMDDRFFMPYSHRHRGQGDHGFIHRDRDRSHSPAAQRRVGHVHFHRGRSPEAMRRSPPPVMRTDRTYMPHRHHNGSHDERGAMQRNDRRCAMEGDASGFEPPLHPSHLAEFHTVEELVGRRKYRERRPYLHSTVSDEDEMLPYRTEDDMEFAEGGAGPREHNGGFRNRMGHDRARGEQEDGYRHRRGGHQGWRDSDTNDRPKRRRY; from the exons ATGTCGCTAGCCAAGAAAGAAGAG GTTTGCAGTCACCGACTTGTACCGCGCTTGGACGAGCCTGCGGTTGGTGTGCCTATTAAGAAGAGGCCATTTTTCTTGTCTGACCGATCGGTTGCATCTGCCATACCGCTCTCGACAAAGCCCCCATCTCCAACGAATACAATGCCTGTTGCTGCTACAGGGTCAGGCTGCCGCGAGGAACCCTTCTTCAACATCGCTAACTCAGACAGAAAAGTCATCACCAAAGGTAAGGGAATCCCTGACACTCAGATCCAAGACCATGTCAACACGTCGCTTACTGCGCTATCCATGACCAACGGCAACGGGGTGCTATTTAATGCATCAAGTGAGATCCCTTCTATTGCAGACAGTGCTACAAGGACGTCTGCACCCGATGATGAATTGCAACTTCAAAATTTTTTGGCTCTGGATTTACAGTTACCATCTCGTCAAAGTGGCAAAAATAATAACTATAGCTCtcttaggaaggatgagaaactGGGCCAGAGTCGTTCGGAACACTACAATAACGTTCCTGTTGCAAATGAAATCAATGCTTCTGGGAATAGTATTGTTGGGAGATTGCCTAACTTGGATCTGAATATACCTCCGGACCCAGCTGATTCACTTGAAGGTTTGCCTAAAATGCATGAAAGTGGGAGTGGGTTCTATCATCATAGAACAATTCAACATCAGAAAGCTCAGGTGACCCCAGCCGCAGCCATTTCTACGATAAACAGTGGGATAGGTCGAAATATGTGCAGTACTCTGAACATGTCTAATTCATATGGGCTTTCTCATAAGTCTGGACCAGCTGATGTTACCTTAGATTTACAACTTAAACCACCAACTAGACCTGAGCTAGGGATAAACTGGAAAGGACTTGCTCCTGCTCCAGAACTGAGTCTCTCTCTATTTGGTAAGCCTATGGACGAGCCTGAGTTTCCTAGCACCCCCAATGCCTTATTTCATTCTGGAACTGCTGGAAGTTCCAAAAAGGTCAGTGGGGAGGCTGCTGCTACACTTGGGTCAGATAAGGCACCAGTTGAGAAGATTGTAACACCTGTTCCCTGCAATGTAAATCCTCTGAATACTACATCAGCAACTGTTTCTGGAATTGATCAGCTGCCATCTAATAATTTGGTGAAGAAAGAACCTGAAGAAATATCCCAGCAGCATATTATTGACGGCGCTAAAAAGCCAAATCCATTAGAACGACAAAGTGTTGGACAAGTTATCGGTTGTGCTGAATCTGAAAAGACGGACAGTGCACCCCAAGGTGCTCGTAAAATTGGGTTTGATTTGAATTCTGACATCTTTGCAAATAGTAGTATCCATAATGAGTCTGATGTAGCAGCAGTTGATGCCCCAATACCAGCTAAAACTTTACCTGATACTTGCCATGATACGAGCATGCCTGCTGTTCCTGAAGTAGACAAATTTGTGAAGCATGAAGAATCCACAAGTGCCACCCTCAGTCCTGTTGTGGAAACAGGAAATGGTCATACTACACTGTTGGTGGAAGCAAAATCACAGCGTTCGCAAGGTAATGTTGCTAGCCCTGCTGTTGGGTTATCTGAATCCTCCAGCCAGCCCACCGTTTCTACTGTTTGCAAGCCAACAGCCGGCCATATTCGTGCTGATGAGGATACGAGGCAGAGGTCTTGTGATACTAATGAATCTTGCGGTGCATTACCAAGTTCCTCCAATCCTACAGTTGAACCTTTGCCTTCAAATTCTCTGGGGAATGCTATTGTTGATGGTATGTCACAAGGAAGTGCTGAAATGGACTGTTCAGATGATGATGTTAATACTGTTTCACGAATTCCAACTACAAATAAGCCTCATGATGAGTCATTGGGGAATGTCCCAATCAGCAAGGATGGTATCAATACTAATAATAACTTAAGCATAGAGCTAAAGAAAGAACACGACAGTGATATGCATCAAGATTGTTCATCTATGACAAATAAGGTTACTATTGATGCTATTGATGGTGACAAGTGTATTAAAACAAAAGTTGGTGTTTTCAGCCATGCAGGTCAGCAGGGGTTCCGAAATGAGGTTTCTGCTAGCGAAAACTCTAAAGACAAACGCTCTTTGAATTCTGAGAAGAATACTCCAGTAAATAATACTGACCATAGCATGCAAGATGCTAAGACTGCTGCAGGCTCCAGTACCACAGATCTCCAGAAGTCATCAGCTTTGCCAAAATCTGCTTCTCCTAAAATGCAACCTACTAAGCAACCTCCTAAGACTTTAGATAGCCGTCTTGGGAAGACTAGAAGCCCAGATATAAAGTCAGAGATGTCTCAAAATGGTATGCAAGCTGGGAGCTGTAGTGAGAACCATGCAAAACTTGCTGCTTTGAAGACAGAGCATCAGAATGAAAGTGAAGAGGTCGGTAGACACTCTGATTTGCACCCAAGAGACTCTGTCCTGGGTGAAGACTCAGAACTTGATGGTGCTTCAAGCAGTCAACAGCATAGTGAATATAGCAAGAAGACAGCTTCTGAAAAGTCAGAACGTGACAAATCCAAACCTGACTCTTGTAACATATCTGTTCAGAATGAAAAAGATGGACAACTTGGGGCAAATTTGAGAGAACTGGGGTAtgcttatgtgaacag GAATGAAAGATGGGAGAGGTTCATGGAGTCTGAGAGAGAAAAGAGCAATGGAGAATGCCATGGTGGCAGACATGCATCTGACGTTATGAACAAACGAATGACAAACCACCGTGGTGGTTGGCGGGGTGCTGGATCCCGTGGCCATCTGAGGAACTTCCGAGGTCCAAGAATGCGCAATGAGTTTGCTGATGAATCTATTGGTGGCAACAGGCACTCATTTGAAGATGAACCTGGGCACACCCGAGGTCCACATAGGAGGCGGCATTCACCACCACATGGCTGCCTCATGAGAGATACGGACATTGACGAATTCTACGGAAGAGAGATTCCAGAGTATAGGCTGCCGGCCCGTGGACAAATAGAAGATCTCCCAGATAGCATGATGGACGACAGGTTTTTTATGCCGTATTCCCATAGACACCGTGGTCAAGGTGATCATGGGTTCATCCACAGAGACAGAGACAGGAGTCATTCGCCTGCTGCACAGAGAAGGGTTGGCCATGTGCATTTCCATCGTGGACGATCACCTGAAGCGATGCGCAGATCACCACCGCCGGTAATGCGAACTGACAGAACATACATGCCTCACCGCCATCACAACGGAAGCCATGACGAGAGGGGTGCCATGCAAAGAAATGACAGGAGGTGCGCCATGGAAGGTGATGCCTCAGGCTTCGAGCCACCGCTACATCCCTCCCACCTAGCTGAGTTCCATACAGTAGAGGAACTTGTGGGCAGAAGGAAGTATAGGGAGCGGAGACCATATCTTCATTCAACGGTGAGTGACGAAGACGAGATGCTCCCCTACCGCACGGAGGATGACATGGAGTTTGCTGAAGGAGGTGCTGGTCCACGAGAGCACAACGGCGGCTTCAGGAACAGGATGGGGCACGACAGGGCACGAGGGGAACAAGAGGACGGGTACAGGCACCGCCGTGGCGGTCATCAAGGGTGGCGAGACAGTGACACAAATGACAGACCAAAGAGGAGGAGGTACTGA